In the Halorubrum ruber genome, GTACGACATTGACGTTGTGGGGCCACCGTATCTCCTCTACATCCTGCTTGACAACGACCTCATCGAAAAGCCTGAATTCTGCGAGGCAACCGTGAGGATGATTCAAACGGAAGGGTGGACTGGGTACGAGGTTGTGAAGAACGCGTGGACCAGTATTCCCGTTGATTGTTCCGAAATCCTTGACGACGAATATGATGACGCCCTTCCACCGAAATAGTCTGGCTTATACTGCCAATCTGATCAGTAAAGGTTGAGTAGGTAACAAACCAGCGGTGAATTAGTTTGTTTGTCTATCTTGGTTCCTTTGTAATCTTGGGTACATCCAAATCCATATCGCCATCAGAAACACACAGCTGAATAGCCAGACAGGGTCAGTAAATTTGCCAAGAAGAAACACAGAGGGCGTACGTCCGAACAAAACTGCCCCAAGAGTCCCGACAGCTATGAGACCCGTCACAGATAAACTGATGAAAATAATCGTGTCGCGTCTAAATGACCGCTTCATACTTTTTGTTTAGTCTCTACGATTATACCCTTTCGGTCAATACGCAAGCGCATTCTATCGGCTGATTCAGCTGTGAATCCACGAAATGAATGTCGTGGTAAATCTTCTATGACACCCTATTATAAACCCCTAAGCCACGCGGACTGCCCCTTCGAGTCCCGCCCGATAGCACCGCACAGCGCCTCGCGCCTCCCCAGCCTCGGCGGACGGCCCGGCGCGGGCGGAGCCGCGCCGGACCGCCGCCTCCCTCGCGCGTGCTCCTCGCGGTCGCCGAGGGCGACCGCTCGCAGGCACGCGCCGCCGCATCCTGTGGTCTGATTTATAAACGATCCCCCCTCGACGGAACCCTTTTGAGCCGGACCGGCGTATCTGTGTCCGATATGGGACTGGGCTCGGACATGTACCGACAGCAGATCCTCGACCACTACAAAAACCCGCGCAACTACGGGGAACTCGAGGATCCGGACTTCACGCACGTCGGCGAGAACCCCTCCTGCGGCGACACGATCCGGATGGACGTCCAACTCGACGACGACGAGGAGACGGTCGAGGCGGTGCGGTTCACCGGGGACGGCTGCGCCATCTCGATGGCCTCCGCGAGCATGCTCTCCGAGCGGCTCCACGGGATGCCCGTCGACGAGCTCGACGCGCTCGACACCGACGACGTCACCGAAATGCTCGGCGTCGACATCTCGCCGATGCGCGTCAAGTGCGCGGTGTTGGGGCGACAGGTCGCGCAGGACGGCGCGAAGATCCACCGCGGCGAGCTCGACCCGGACGAGGACCGCACGGTCACCGAGGAGTAGCCGCTCGGCTCTCGTTGCGGCCGCGCTCCCGCGCCGCGGCCGGCTCGCACCGCGGACGCGCCCGTCCCGAGCCCACCGGACTTTTGCCCGCGAACCACGTTCGTCCGTCCATGAGCGACGGCTTCGACAAGGAGGCGGAACGAGAGAAGCTCCGCGAGAAGTTCGCGGACGACGAGAAGAAGCGCGAGCACACCCAACAGATGTCTGAACTCCTCCTGAAGGGCGCGACGATGACGAACCGCCACTGCGGGGAGTGCGGCGACCCCATCTTCCGGTACGACGGCCGCGAGTTCTGTCCCACCTGCGGGAACGAGGCCGGGGGCGCGGCCGAGGCGGACGAGGCTCCGGCCGAGGTAAGTGGGAATTCGGCCGAGGCGGACGGGACTTCGGCCGACGTGGGCGACGCTCCCGCCGTCGAGTCCGGAACATCGGCTGACGCGGACGCCGAGAGCGTCGACGCCGCGGCCGACAACGGCGCGGTCGACGCCGGCGCGAACGAACCGGTCCGGTCGCAGTCGCCCCCGTCAACCGCGGCCCCGCAGGGATCGACACCGTCGCAGGAGCCGGCGCCCTCGCAGGAGTCGGCGCGCTCGGAGGACTCGGCGTCGCCACGGACGTCGTCGCCGCAGCGGTCCGCGCCGCAGCAGTCGGTCCCGTCGCGGTCGGCCGCCGACGCCGAGGGCGTTGACGCCGCCCGCGCGTCACTGACGCGGACGCTGACGCGGTTCGCTCGGGCGGCCGAGGAGACCGATGACCCGCGGCGCGCCCGAGACCACCTCGAAGCGGCCCGCGAGGCGGCCGAGGCGCTCGCGGCGCTGAATCGGTAATCGGCGGCGGGGCGACGCGGCGCCGGCTCGAACGAGAGTCGGGGAGACCGCGAAGAACGGAGAGCGAGGAGACGGAAAAGAGAGGGCCGGAAAAGACGGGAAGGGTGAGAGAGAACGGAGAGACGGCAGACTCGCTTCGGTCGCGGCGGCGTCAGGCCCGAACCGGCGAGCCGGCCGGCTCCATGTTCGCCCAGCTCGGCTCGTCGCACAACAGCGCGTGGACGATCCGGACGACCGCGTCGAGGTTCGCCTCGATGTCGATCTCGCCGCGCTCCGCGCGCCGGACGAACTGAGCGACTTCCTCTAGGGTCACGGTTCCGGCGGCGATAGCGCCGGTGACCGTCTCCGTGTCGCTTTCGAGCGCGTTCAGCAGTTCGGGCGACGGGTCCGGGTCGGTCTGGGCGAGGGACGACGAGGTGTTAGCCTTTGCGGTGGTCATTCTGATAGTTACTACACAGCGAGTTAATATATTAGCACCGGTACTGGTCGGGTTTCTGTCAGTTTTGTGCTGCCCGCCGAGCGAGTCGAGTTGATGCGCCGGCATTCGAACCGGACACGCCGAGAGCATCGTCGAATTCGCTGTTTGTTTATAAATGACTGAGTCGGATCGCCGGTGAACGCCGCCAAAGCCACAGCCATTCGCTTATAAACGGCTAACTGTGGATCGACAGAGAACACCGCCAAAGCCCCAGCCGGGAGGCGGGCGCACGCTCGCTGCGCTCCTCGGTCGCTCACTTCGTTCGCTCCCTGCGGTGCTTGCGTCGCCTGCGCCCGCCTCCCGGCTGCCCCTTTGAGCCCTGCCCGACCGCGACCGCACCGCAGCCTCACGCCTCCCCAGCCTCGTCGGGCGCGTCCTTCGGGCTCCCTTCGGTCGCCCTCGGAGCGCCCGACTCCCTCGCGCGTGCTGACTCGCGGCCGCCGAGGGCGGCCGCTCGCAGGCACGCGCCACCGCGTCTATTTATAAATAGGTCGCCGCTATCGCCCGCTCTCGACGGCGACGCGCATGTCTTGGGCGAGCCGCTCGGCGCGCTCGGCGTCGGCGGACTCGGCGTAGATCCGGATCTTCGGCTCGGTGCCGGAGGGGCGGACGAGCACCCACGCGTCGCCGTAGTCGAGGCGGTAGCCGTCGGTCGTGTTCGGCTCCGCGTCGGCGGTCTCGACGTACGCGCGGGCGGCCGAGAGCAGCTCGTCGCGCTCGTCGTCGCCCTCGTACTCCACGTTCGCCCGCACGAAGTGGTAGTCGCTGTACGGCGCGACGACCTCGCTGACGGGCGCGCCGTCGGCGTCGGCGAGCAGTTCGAGGAACCGCGCGCCGATGTATGCGCCGTCCCGCGAGAGCCGGTACGGCGGGAAGAAGACGCCGCCGTTGCCCTCGCCCGCGACCGGGACGTTGACCCCCTCCTCGTGGAGCTCGCGGGTGCGGGTGATGATGTTCGTCGCGCCGATGGGCGTCAGTTCGAGGTCGGCGTCGTTGTCGGCGCAGACGTCGACGAGCCGCTGGGAGACGTTGACCGCGCTGACGACCGCGTCGCCCGGTTCGAGACAGGCGTCCGCCAGCGCCGCGAAGGAGGTGTCGCCGTCGACGAACTCGCCGTCCTCGTCGACGAAGACCGCGCGGTCCGCGTCGCCGTCGTGCGCGATTCCCACGTCGGCGTCGGAGGTCGCGACCAGCCGCGAGAGGTCCCCGAGGTTCTCCGGGACCGGCTCGGAGTCGCGGCCCGGGAAGTGGCCGTCGGGCGTCGCGTTGACGGTCAGCACCTCGCAGCCGAGCTCGCGGTAGATCCGAGGCGACGCGACCGAGGCCGCGCCGTGACCGGGGTCGACCGCGACCGTGAGGTCGGCGTCGGCGATCGCCTCGCGGTCGACCGCGTCGATCAGCTGGTCGACGTAGTCGTCGACGGCGCCCTCGACCGGCGTCGTCGCGCCCGCCGCCCGCCAGTCAGCGTGGTCGTACTCGTCGTCGAGGACGCGCCGCTCGATCCGCTCTAACACGTCGACAGAGAGCTCGACGCCGTCGTCGCCGACGAGCTTGATCCCGTTGAACTCCGGCGGGTTGTGCGAGGCGGTGACGAGGACGGCGGGCACGCCCGCCGACTCGCAGTAGTTGCCGACCGCGGGCGTGGGGACGACGCCGAGCCGGTCGACGTCGCAGCCGACCGCGGCGAGCCCGCTCGCGGCCGCGTTGGCGAACAGCTCGCCGGTGGTCCGCGTGTCGCGCGCGACGGCGACGCGGTCGGCGTCCCACACCGTCCCCGCCGCCTTCGCGATGTCGAGGACGAGCGCGGGCGTGAGGTACCGCAGCGCGACCCCACGGATGCCGCTCGATCCGAACAGCTCCATGGGAGACCATCCGCCCGCCGAGGGGAAAGCGGTTCCGAACCGCTTGGCGACGTGTCGGCGGAGGGACACGCTCGCGCCGGGCCCGCGACGACGCGTGCGGTTCATGCCGGTGGCGCCCGTTCGCCCCGTATGGACCACACGCGACGCGACGCGCTCGCCGGGGGCGCGCTCGCCCTCTCGGTCGCGACGGCGGGCTGCCTCGACTTCGCCGCGGGCGACGGGCCGCAGGGCCCCGAGGGGACGCCGGCGACGCTGACCTGCGAGGACGAGGAGTTCGTCCGCCTCGATCGGCCGTTCGAGGCGTCGGTCACCGAGACCCTCGTCGAGACGGCGGAGACGACCGTGGAGCTCTCCACCGAGGGGACGACCGAGACGTACGGCCAGTCGCTCCGGCTCGTCCTCCGCAACACCGGCGACGCCCCGACCCCCACGCTCGGCGAGGCCGCGTACTCGCTCCAGCGCGAGACGGGCGAGGGGTGGCTCGACGTCCGCGGCTCGACGACGGGCGAGGCGGTCGAGCTACCGCGGAGCGAGTCGTCGCTGGACACGAGCTCGGCGTACTCCTGGGATATCACGCTGACCGAGTCGGGGGTCGCCGACGCCGTCGACAGCGTCGACCTGTCGGTCTGCCCGCCGCTCGGTCCCGGGACCTACCGGTTCGTCTACTGGGGGCTCGTCGACGCGCCGCCGATCGGCGCGGAGTTCGAATTAGTCGGGTGAGGGGTTCGGCTCCCGCGTCGCCGCCGAAATCGACTCAGAACGACTGCCAGTCGGAGGGCTGGCCGACGCGGCCGCGGACCCGGAACTCCCTGTCGTCGTCGTCGACGCGCGTCTCGACGACGAGCTCGAACGGCTCGTGGAGGGTGTGGACGACCTGCTCGTCGTGGGCGGTCGAGCCGACGACGCCGACGAACGGCCACCCCTCGCCGGAGGTCTGGGAGGTCATCACGCGGGTGAACCGGTAGATGCGCTCGGGATCCCAGTACATCAGCAGCTGCGAGAGCGAGTAGACGCCGACCGCGCGGTCGCGCCCGGCGGAGGACTCGACGACGTCGGTGAACTTGATCCCGATGTCGGTGAGGTTGCCCGCGCTGGCGACGTACTTCGTCGTCGGCGTGTCCTCGCGCTTGTCGCCCTGCTCGTGGGTGACGCAGTCGATGACGACGACGTCGTCGCCGTCGCCGCCCGTCAACTCCTCGTAGTCGGCGCGGACCTTCTCCGCGGTCCGGCCCGTCGAGATGACGACCGGGCCGTCGGACCACGCCGCGAGCAGCCGGTTGAACAGGTCGTACTTCCCGCTCATCGGGGGACCGCTGATGAGGACGCTGTCGGCACCGCGGACAGCGTCGGGAAGCGCGGTCATGGTGAAAACGTGAGAGAGTGTCGGGTAAAACCCTTCCGAGGGATCACTTTCGGAGCATGGAAGGGAGGTCGAGCGACGACGGCGGCCCCTCCCGCGGCCCGTCGGTGAGTGTCAGCTCGCGTATCGCACCGGGGAGCGCGGCGGGGACCGGCGACTCGCGCGGCTCGCCGGCGCCGTCGACGAGCGAGCGCCAGACCGCCTCGTCGTCGGGGTCGTCTCGCTCCGCCTTCGCCTCCAGCGCCTTCGTCCGCCCCTCGTCGTACGCCAGCTCCACGATGCTCCGGTCGTAGCTCCCCGGGAACGCCTCCAGCACCCGGTCGAGCTCATCCGGGCG is a window encoding:
- the sufU gene encoding Fe-S cluster assembly sulfur transfer protein SufU, yielding MGLGSDMYRQQILDHYKNPRNYGELEDPDFTHVGENPSCGDTIRMDVQLDDDEETVEAVRFTGDGCAISMASASMLSERLHGMPVDELDALDTDDVTEMLGVDISPMRVKCAVLGRQVAQDGAKIHRGELDPDEDRTVTEE
- a CDS encoding Sjogren's syndrome/scleroderma autoantigen 1 family protein, yielding MSDGFDKEAEREKLREKFADDEKKREHTQQMSELLLKGATMTNRHCGECGDPIFRYDGREFCPTCGNEAGGAAEADEAPAEVSGNSAEADGTSADVGDAPAVESGTSADADAESVDAAADNGAVDAGANEPVRSQSPPSTAAPQGSTPSQEPAPSQESARSEDSASPRTSSPQRSAPQQSVPSRSAADAEGVDAARASLTRTLTRFARAAEETDDPRRARDHLEAAREAAEALAALNR
- the glmM gene encoding phosphoglucosamine mutase, with the translated sequence MELFGSSGIRGVALRYLTPALVLDIAKAAGTVWDADRVAVARDTRTTGELFANAAASGLAAVGCDVDRLGVVPTPAVGNYCESAGVPAVLVTASHNPPEFNGIKLVGDDGVELSVDVLERIERRVLDDEYDHADWRAAGATTPVEGAVDDYVDQLIDAVDREAIADADLTVAVDPGHGAASVASPRIYRELGCEVLTVNATPDGHFPGRDSEPVPENLGDLSRLVATSDADVGIAHDGDADRAVFVDEDGEFVDGDTSFAALADACLEPGDAVVSAVNVSQRLVDVCADNDADLELTPIGATNIITRTRELHEEGVNVPVAGEGNGGVFFPPYRLSRDGAYIGARFLELLADADGAPVSEVVAPYSDYHFVRANVEYEGDDERDELLSAARAYVETADAEPNTTDGYRLDYGDAWVLVRPSGTEPKIRIYAESADAERAERLAQDMRVAVESGR
- a CDS encoding DUF6517 family protein encodes the protein MDHTRRDALAGGALALSVATAGCLDFAAGDGPQGPEGTPATLTCEDEEFVRLDRPFEASVTETLVETAETTVELSTEGTTETYGQSLRLVLRNTGDAPTPTLGEAAYSLQRETGEGWLDVRGSTTGEAVELPRSESSLDTSSAYSWDITLTESGVADAVDSVDLSVCPPLGPGTYRFVYWGLVDAPPIGAEFELVG
- a CDS encoding DUF7504 family protein, encoding MTALPDAVRGADSVLISGPPMSGKYDLFNRLLAAWSDGPVVISTGRTAEKVRADYEELTGGDGDDVVVIDCVTHEQGDKREDTPTTKYVASAGNLTDIGIKFTDVVESSAGRDRAVGVYSLSQLLMYWDPERIYRFTRVMTSQTSGEGWPFVGVVGSTAHDEQVVHTLHEPFELVVETRVDDDDREFRVRGRVGQPSDWQSF